A stretch of Brassica rapa cultivar Chiifu-401-42 chromosome A08, CAAS_Brap_v3.01, whole genome shotgun sequence DNA encodes these proteins:
- the LOC103832817 gene encoding myrosinase-binding protein 2 isoform X2 — protein MLVEVPHSFPASTRITQSSRGFRYKMGTMSERMGAMGGTMGSPFDDGVFDGVRRIIVGRDWDCVSYIKIEYENSAGNFETREHGTNRGGIQEFTVDYPSEYITSVGGSFSRVFRYGTELIQSLIFRTSRGRTSPILGHSFLGFQLGTRFTLEGKNGGKLLGFHGRSGQALDAIGPYFFAANPPLRHFNPQGGNGGSAWDDGAFDGVRRILVGRGGSFVSFLRFEYARGQRTVPHDHGRRQEVPQEVLIVDIKYMCNCISLCLLRFILVIIKIFWLKFVVDHPNEHITVVEGTIDGFLTSLRFQTSIGRTSPAFGNVVGRRFVFQENNFKLVGFSGRSGDVIDALGANFGPLPAPTPIPAPVPAPAPAPAPRPSPAPGPAGRWPPAPAPAPAPGPAPAPGPAPAPGPAPGQGPAPGRAPGPAPGRAPGPAPGPAGR, from the exons atgttaGTAGAAGTTCCTCATAGTTTTCCTGCTTCTACAAGAATAACACAATCCTCTAGAG GTTTTCGTTACAAGATGGGCACAATGTCTGAAAGAATGGGAGCGATGGGTGGTACCATGGGCAGCCCATTTGACGATGGTGTTTTCGATGGCGTGAGAAGAATAATTGTCGGAAGAGACTGGGACTGTGTTTCTTATATCAAGATTGAGTACGAAAATAGTGCCGGAAATTTTGAAACCCGTGAACATGGAACGAATCGCGGGGGAATTCAAGAG TTCACAGTGGATTATCCGAGTGAATATATCACATCCGTTGGTGGAAGTTTCTCGCGTGTTTTTAGATATGGAACAGAGCTTATCCAGTCGTTAATCTTCAGAACCTCCCGTGGAAGGACCTCTCCGATACTCGGTCATTCGTTTTTGGGGTTTCAACTTGGGACAAGATTCACGCTCGAGGGTAAAAATGGTGGAAAGCTTCTAGGTTTTCACGGACGTTCTGGTCAAGCTCTTGATGCCATTGGACCTTACTTCTTCGCTGCGAATCCTCCTCTTAGGCACTTCAACCCTCAAGGTGGGAACGGGGGGAGCGCTTGGGACGATGGCGCTTTCGACGGTGTAAGAAGAATACTCGTTGGACGAGGTGGTAGCTTTGTAAGTTTTCTCAGGTTTGAGTATGCGAGAGGCCAAAGAACGGTGCCACATGATCATGGGAGGAGGCAAGAGGTTCCACAGGAGGTATTAATTgttgatataaaatatatgtgtaACTGTATATCTTTGTGTTTattgagatttattttagttattataaaaatattttggttgaaGTTTGTGGTGGATCATCCTAATGAACATATTACAGTAGTGGAGGGAACCATCGATGGCTTCCTTACATCGCTTAGGTTTCAAACATCAATAGGAAGAACCTCCCCTGCTTTTGGCAATGTGGTTGGCAGGAGATTTGTGTTCCAGGAAAATAATTTCAAGCTTGTCGGGTTTTCTGGTCGGTCTGGTGATGTCATTGATGCCCTTGGTGCAAACTTTGGCCCTCTTCCAGCTCCAACTCCGATTCCAGCTCCAGTTCCAGCTCCGGCTCCGGCTCCGGCTCCACGTCCATCTCCGGCTCCAGGTCCAGCTGGACGCTGGCCTCCAGCTCCGGCTCCTGCTCCAGCTCCGGGTCCAGCTCCAGCTCCAGGTCCGGCTCCTGCTCCTGGTCCAGCTCCGGGTCAGGGTCCTGCTCCGGGTCGGGCTCCAGGTCCAGCTCCGGGTCGGGCTCCCGGTCCGGCTCCGGGTCCGGCTGGACGATGA
- the LOC103832817 gene encoding myrosinase-binding protein 2 isoform X1, with the protein MLVDVPHSFPVFKYVRALSSEKFLGFRYKMGTMSERMGAMGGTMGSPFDDGVFDGVRRIIVGRDWDCVSYIKIEYENSAGNFETREHGTNRGGIQEFTVDYPSEYITSVGGSFSRVFRYGTELIQSLIFRTSRGRTSPILGHSFLGFQLGTRFTLEGKNGGKLLGFHGRSGQALDAIGPYFFAANPPLRHFNPQGGNGGSAWDDGAFDGVRRILVGRGGSFVSFLRFEYARGQRTVPHDHGRRQEVPQEVLIVDIKYMCNCISLCLLRFILVIIKIFWLKFVVDHPNEHITVVEGTIDGFLTSLRFQTSIGRTSPAFGNVVGRRFVFQENNFKLVGFSGRSGDVIDALGANFGPLPAPTPIPAPVPAPAPAPAPRPSPAPGPAGRWPPAPAPAPAPGPAPAPGPAPAPGPAPGQGPAPGRAPGPAPGRAPGPAPGPAGR; encoded by the exons atgttagtaGATGTTCCTCATAGTTTTCCTGTTTTTAAGTATGTAAGAGCACTTTCGTCGGAAAAATTCTTAG GTTTTCGTTACAAGATGGGCACAATGTCTGAAAGAATGGGAGCGATGGGTGGTACCATGGGCAGCCCATTTGACGATGGTGTTTTCGATGGCGTGAGAAGAATAATTGTCGGAAGAGACTGGGACTGTGTTTCTTATATCAAGATTGAGTACGAAAATAGTGCCGGAAATTTTGAAACCCGTGAACATGGAACGAATCGCGGGGGAATTCAAGAG TTCACAGTGGATTATCCGAGTGAATATATCACATCCGTTGGTGGAAGTTTCTCGCGTGTTTTTAGATATGGAACAGAGCTTATCCAGTCGTTAATCTTCAGAACCTCCCGTGGAAGGACCTCTCCGATACTCGGTCATTCGTTTTTGGGGTTTCAACTTGGGACAAGATTCACGCTCGAGGGTAAAAATGGTGGAAAGCTTCTAGGTTTTCACGGACGTTCTGGTCAAGCTCTTGATGCCATTGGACCTTACTTCTTCGCTGCGAATCCTCCTCTTAGGCACTTCAACCCTCAAGGTGGGAACGGGGGGAGCGCTTGGGACGATGGCGCTTTCGACGGTGTAAGAAGAATACTCGTTGGACGAGGTGGTAGCTTTGTAAGTTTTCTCAGGTTTGAGTATGCGAGAGGCCAAAGAACGGTGCCACATGATCATGGGAGGAGGCAAGAGGTTCCACAGGAGGTATTAATTgttgatataaaatatatgtgtaACTGTATATCTTTGTGTTTattgagatttattttagttattataaaaatattttggttgaaGTTTGTGGTGGATCATCCTAATGAACATATTACAGTAGTGGAGGGAACCATCGATGGCTTCCTTACATCGCTTAGGTTTCAAACATCAATAGGAAGAACCTCCCCTGCTTTTGGCAATGTGGTTGGCAGGAGATTTGTGTTCCAGGAAAATAATTTCAAGCTTGTCGGGTTTTCTGGTCGGTCTGGTGATGTCATTGATGCCCTTGGTGCAAACTTTGGCCCTCTTCCAGCTCCAACTCCGATTCCAGCTCCAGTTCCAGCTCCGGCTCCGGCTCCGGCTCCACGTCCATCTCCGGCTCCAGGTCCAGCTGGACGCTGGCCTCCAGCTCCGGCTCCTGCTCCAGCTCCGGGTCCAGCTCCAGCTCCAGGTCCGGCTCCTGCTCCTGGTCCAGCTCCGGGTCAGGGTCCTGCTCCGGGTCGGGCTCCAGGTCCAGCTCCGGGTCGGGCTCCCGGTCCGGCTCCGGGTCCGGCTGGACGATGA
- the LOC103832817 gene encoding myrosinase-binding protein 2 isoform X4, which translates to MLVDVPHSFPVFKYVRALSSEKFLGFRYKMGTMSERMGAMGGTMGSPFDDGVFDGVRRIIVGRDWDCVSYIKIEYENSAGNFETREHGTNRGGIQEFTVDYPSEYITSVGGSFSRVFRYGTELIQSLIFRTSRGRTSPILGHSFLGFQLGTRFTLEGKNGGKLLGFHGRSGQALDAIGPYFFAANPPLRHFNPQGGNGGSAWDDGAFDGVRRILVGRGGSFVSFLRFEYARGQRTVPHDHGRRQEVPQEFVVDHPNEHITVVEGTIDGFLTSLRFQTSIGRTSPAFGNVVGRRFVFQENNFKLVGFSGRSGDVIDALGANFGPLPAPTPIPAPVPAPAPAPAPRPSPAPGPAGRWPPAPAPAPAPGPAPAPGPAPAPGPAPGQGPAPGRAPGPAPGRAPGPAPGPAGR; encoded by the exons atgttagtaGATGTTCCTCATAGTTTTCCTGTTTTTAAGTATGTAAGAGCACTTTCGTCGGAAAAATTCTTAG GTTTTCGTTACAAGATGGGCACAATGTCTGAAAGAATGGGAGCGATGGGTGGTACCATGGGCAGCCCATTTGACGATGGTGTTTTCGATGGCGTGAGAAGAATAATTGTCGGAAGAGACTGGGACTGTGTTTCTTATATCAAGATTGAGTACGAAAATAGTGCCGGAAATTTTGAAACCCGTGAACATGGAACGAATCGCGGGGGAATTCAAGAG TTCACAGTGGATTATCCGAGTGAATATATCACATCCGTTGGTGGAAGTTTCTCGCGTGTTTTTAGATATGGAACAGAGCTTATCCAGTCGTTAATCTTCAGAACCTCCCGTGGAAGGACCTCTCCGATACTCGGTCATTCGTTTTTGGGGTTTCAACTTGGGACAAGATTCACGCTCGAGGGTAAAAATGGTGGAAAGCTTCTAGGTTTTCACGGACGTTCTGGTCAAGCTCTTGATGCCATTGGACCTTACTTCTTCGCTGCGAATCCTCCTCTTAGGCACTTCAACCCTCAAGGTGGGAACGGGGGGAGCGCTTGGGACGATGGCGCTTTCGACGGTGTAAGAAGAATACTCGTTGGACGAGGTGGTAGCTTTGTAAGTTTTCTCAGGTTTGAGTATGCGAGAGGCCAAAGAACGGTGCCACATGATCATGGGAGGAGGCAAGAGGTTCCACAGGAG TTTGTGGTGGATCATCCTAATGAACATATTACAGTAGTGGAGGGAACCATCGATGGCTTCCTTACATCGCTTAGGTTTCAAACATCAATAGGAAGAACCTCCCCTGCTTTTGGCAATGTGGTTGGCAGGAGATTTGTGTTCCAGGAAAATAATTTCAAGCTTGTCGGGTTTTCTGGTCGGTCTGGTGATGTCATTGATGCCCTTGGTGCAAACTTTGGCCCTCTTCCAGCTCCAACTCCGATTCCAGCTCCAGTTCCAGCTCCGGCTCCGGCTCCGGCTCCACGTCCATCTCCGGCTCCAGGTCCAGCTGGACGCTGGCCTCCAGCTCCGGCTCCTGCTCCAGCTCCGGGTCCAGCTCCAGCTCCAGGTCCGGCTCCTGCTCCTGGTCCAGCTCCGGGTCAGGGTCCTGCTCCGGGTCGGGCTCCAGGTCCAGCTCCGGGTCGGGCTCCCGGTCCGGCTCCGGGTCCGGCTGGACGATGA
- the LOC103832817 gene encoding myrosinase-binding protein 2 isoform X3, translating into MGTMSERMGAMGGTMGSPFDDGVFDGVRRIIVGRDWDCVSYIKIEYENSAGNFETREHGTNRGGIQEFTVDYPSEYITSVGGSFSRVFRYGTELIQSLIFRTSRGRTSPILGHSFLGFQLGTRFTLEGKNGGKLLGFHGRSGQALDAIGPYFFAANPPLRHFNPQGGNGGSAWDDGAFDGVRRILVGRGGSFVSFLRFEYARGQRTVPHDHGRRQEVPQEVLIVDIKYMCNCISLCLLRFILVIIKIFWLKFVVDHPNEHITVVEGTIDGFLTSLRFQTSIGRTSPAFGNVVGRRFVFQENNFKLVGFSGRSGDVIDALGANFGPLPAPTPIPAPVPAPAPAPAPRPSPAPGPAGRWPPAPAPAPAPGPAPAPGPAPAPGPAPGQGPAPGRAPGPAPGRAPGPAPGPAGR; encoded by the exons ATGGGCACAATGTCTGAAAGAATGGGAGCGATGGGTGGTACCATGGGCAGCCCATTTGACGATGGTGTTTTCGATGGCGTGAGAAGAATAATTGTCGGAAGAGACTGGGACTGTGTTTCTTATATCAAGATTGAGTACGAAAATAGTGCCGGAAATTTTGAAACCCGTGAACATGGAACGAATCGCGGGGGAATTCAAGAG TTCACAGTGGATTATCCGAGTGAATATATCACATCCGTTGGTGGAAGTTTCTCGCGTGTTTTTAGATATGGAACAGAGCTTATCCAGTCGTTAATCTTCAGAACCTCCCGTGGAAGGACCTCTCCGATACTCGGTCATTCGTTTTTGGGGTTTCAACTTGGGACAAGATTCACGCTCGAGGGTAAAAATGGTGGAAAGCTTCTAGGTTTTCACGGACGTTCTGGTCAAGCTCTTGATGCCATTGGACCTTACTTCTTCGCTGCGAATCCTCCTCTTAGGCACTTCAACCCTCAAGGTGGGAACGGGGGGAGCGCTTGGGACGATGGCGCTTTCGACGGTGTAAGAAGAATACTCGTTGGACGAGGTGGTAGCTTTGTAAGTTTTCTCAGGTTTGAGTATGCGAGAGGCCAAAGAACGGTGCCACATGATCATGGGAGGAGGCAAGAGGTTCCACAGGAGGTATTAATTgttgatataaaatatatgtgtaACTGTATATCTTTGTGTTTattgagatttattttagttattataaaaatattttggttgaaGTTTGTGGTGGATCATCCTAATGAACATATTACAGTAGTGGAGGGAACCATCGATGGCTTCCTTACATCGCTTAGGTTTCAAACATCAATAGGAAGAACCTCCCCTGCTTTTGGCAATGTGGTTGGCAGGAGATTTGTGTTCCAGGAAAATAATTTCAAGCTTGTCGGGTTTTCTGGTCGGTCTGGTGATGTCATTGATGCCCTTGGTGCAAACTTTGGCCCTCTTCCAGCTCCAACTCCGATTCCAGCTCCAGTTCCAGCTCCGGCTCCGGCTCCGGCTCCACGTCCATCTCCGGCTCCAGGTCCAGCTGGACGCTGGCCTCCAGCTCCGGCTCCTGCTCCAGCTCCGGGTCCAGCTCCAGCTCCAGGTCCGGCTCCTGCTCCTGGTCCAGCTCCGGGTCAGGGTCCTGCTCCGGGTCGGGCTCCAGGTCCAGCTCCGGGTCGGGCTCCCGGTCCGGCTCCGGGTCCGGCTGGACGATGA
- the LOC103832819 gene encoding probable mitochondrial-processing peptidase subunit alpha-1, mitochondrial has product MYRTAASRARALKGSLSRGLGPARYASSSAVATSSSSQGFLGWLTGGSSGSLTSLDMPLQGVSLPPPLADRVEPSKLKITTLPNGLKIASEMSPNPAASVGLYVDCGSIYEAPYFHGATHLLERMAFKSTTNRSHLRLVREIEAIGGNTSASASREQMSYTIDALKTYVPEMVEVLIDSVRNPAFLDWEVNEELRKMKVEIAELAKNPMGFLMEAVHSAGYSGALANPLYAPESALHKLNGELLEEFMTENFTAARMVLAASGVEHEDLLKVAEPLTSDLPNVPRQAEPKSQYTGGDFRQHSGGEATHFALAFEVPGWKNEKEALIASVLQMLMGGGGSFSAGGPGKGMHSWLYLRILNEYQQVQSCTAFTSIFDNTGLFGIYGCSSPEFAAKAIELAAKELKDVAGGKVNQKHLDRAKTATKSAVLMNLESRMIAAEDIGRQILTYGERKPVEQFLKAVDELTLKDITDFTSKIISKPLTMGSFGDVLSVPSYDTVSSKFC; this is encoded by the exons ATGTATCGCACGGCAGCTTCACGAGCCAGGGCTCTCAAG GGATCTCTTAGCCGAGGTTTGGGACCTGCGCGTTATGCAAGTTCAAGTGCCGTTGCTACGAGTTCTTCTTCTCAAGGTTTCTTGGGATGGTTGACTGGTGGATCCTCTGGTTCCCTTACTTCATTGGATATGCCACTACAGGGCGTATCTCTTCCTCCACCGCTTGCTGACCGCGTTGAGCCAAGCAAACTCAAGATCACCACTCTTCCAAATGGGCTCAAAATCGCCTCTGAGATGTCTCCC AATCCGGCAGCTTCCGTTGGGTTGTATGTTGATTGTGGTTCTATCTATGAGGCTCCTTATTTCCATGGAGCGACGCATTTGCTTGAAAGGATGGCTTTCAAGAGCACGACAAATAGGAGCCATCTGCGTCTTGTGAGGGAAATAGAAGCTATTGGAGGGAACACCTCTGCATCTGCTTCAAGGGAGCAGATGAGTTACACTATTGATGCTCTTAAAACCTATGTCCCTGAAATGGTTGAGGTTCTTATTGACAGTGTGAGGAACCCTGCTTTCTTGGATTGGGAAGTCAATGAAGAG CTACGTAAGATGAAGGTAGAGATAGCCGAACTTGCGAAGAACCCTATGGGATTCCTCATGGAGGCTGTTCACTCTGCTGGTTATTCAGGTGCATTGGCAAATCCGCTGTACGCACCTGAGTCTGCTTTGCACAAATTGAATGGGGAACTCTTGGAGGAGTTTATGACT GAGAATTTCACTGCTGCACGTATGGTACTGGCGGCAAGTGGAGTTGAGCACGAAGATCTTTTGAAAGTTGCTGAGCCATTAACTTCCGACCTTCCTAACGTACCACGCCAAGCTGAGCCAAAATCTCAGTATACTGGTGGAGATTTTCGCCAACATAGTGGTGGAGAG GCTACACACTTTGCGCTTGCCTTTGAGGTTCCCGGCTGGAAGAACGAGAAAGAAGCACTCATCGCCTCTGTTCTCCAG ATGCTTATGGGAGGAGGTGGCTCATTCTCAGCTGGAGGCCCTGGAAAAGGAATGCACTCATGGCTAT ATCTCCGTATTCTGAACGAATATCAGCAAGTTCAGTCATGCACCGCATTCACTAGCATCTTTGACAACACCGGACTGTTTGGAATATATGGTTGCTCG AGTCCTGAGTTTGCTGCAAAAGCAATTGAATTAGCAGCTAAAGAACTGAAAGATGTAGCAGGAGGAAAAG TTAACCAGAAGCATCTAGATCGTGCCAAGACAGCCACGAAATCTGCAGTTCTGATGAATTTGGAATCTCGG ATGATTGCAGCAGAAGACATTGGCAGGCAGATACTTACATACGGAGAGAG GAAACCAGTTGAGCAGTTCTTGAAGGCAGTAGACGAACTTACGTTGAAAGACATTACAGATTTCACCAGCAAGATAATTTCAAAGCCTTTGACAATGGGTTCCTTCGGAGATG TGTTGTCTGTTCCGAGCTACGACACCGTAAGCAGTAAGTTTTGTTGA
- the LOC103832822 gene encoding auxin-responsive protein IAA18, with protein MEGSSRNGEISPKLLHLIPQGRRNWFHHEKASVYNTEEKNLELKLGPPGEDEDEDGSSLIRRIKKEPKDKSILSLAGNHHFSPSITTNKPTSQKRNAPGPVVGWPPVRSFRKNLANGSSSKLGNESTSVLKNQKCDDDNGREKTKEPKRQGGLFVKINMYGVPIGRKVDLSAHDSYEQLSLTVDKLFRGLLAAQRESLSFGKEEKPITGLLDGNGEYTLTYEDNEGDKMLVGDVPWHMFVSSVKRLRVIKTSEISSALTYANGKQENMGS; from the exons ATGGAGGGTTCTTCAAGAAACGGTGAAATATCACCAAAGCTGCTCCATTTGATTCCACAAGGGAGAAGAAATTGGTTTCACCATGAGAAAGCCTCTGTTTACAACACGGAAGAGAAGAATCTTGAGCTAAAGCTTGGACCACCTGGTGAAGATGAAGACGAAGATGGTTCATCGTTGATACGACGCATCAAGAAAGAACCAAAAGACAAATCTATCCTCTCTCTCGCTGGCAACCACCACTTCTCTCCTTCCATCACCACCAACAAACCCACATCTCAGAAAAG AAATGCTCCTGGTCCAGTGGTGGGTTGGCCTCCCGTTCGATCCTTCAGGAAGAATTTAGCTAATGGAAGCTCTTCAAAGCTTGGAAACGAGTCCACCTCCGTCCTAAAAAACCAAAAGTGTGATGATGATAACGGCCGAGAGAAGACAAAGGAACCAAAGAGGCAAGGAGGCTTGTTCGTGAAGATCAACATGTACGGTGTTCCCATTGGTCGTAAAGTAGATCTCAGTGCGCATGATAGCTATGAGCAGTTGTCTCTCACGGTGGACAAGCTCTTTAGGGGTCTTCTTGCAG CTCAAAGAGAATCATTATCATTTGGAAAAGAGGAGAAACCAATCACTGGATTATTGGATGGGAATGGAGAATATACTCTTACTTATGAGGACAATGAAGGAGACAAGATGCTTGTAGGAGATGTCCCATGGCA TATGTTTGTATCTTCGGTGAAGAGGCTGCGTGTGATCAAAACCTCTGAGATTTCTTCAGCACTGACAT aTGCAAATGGTAAGCAAGAGAACATGGGAAGCTGA